One genomic segment of Microbacterium sp. ProA8 includes these proteins:
- a CDS encoding amino acid permease, translating to MSLARELFRRKPVAPPAPSPGGLTRGIGTFQLAMLGVGATVGTGVFFVMHEAVPLAGPAVIVAFLVAAIAAGLSAVCYAEMASAVPVSGSTYSYAYVTLGEIVAMGVAACLMLEYGVSTAAVASGWSGYLDRLVGDLFGWDIPAALSAGPLEGGIVNLPAVILVGLCALLLIRGTRESAAVNTVMVIIKLGVLLMFAAIAVTAFQTDNFADFAPHGAAGVTAAAGTIFFTFIGLDAVSTAGDEVRDPQRSLPRAILIALATVVAVYLFVAIAAVGAQPWTDFEDAGQQSAGLAVILGDVLGAAWPATVLAAGAVISIFSVTLVTLFGQTRILYSIGRDGLIPQAFARVDPRTHTPVFSTVVVAIAVALLAGFIPLSSLWDLVSMGTLVAFIVVSIGVMVLRRTRPDLPRAFRVPGYPVTPVLSILACLYLITGLGWSTCAWFAVWVAVVLAFYLLWGRRHSLLARTERETDAATAGNPASAGVDPGTGGSAT from the coding sequence ATGAGCCTGGCCCGAGAACTGTTCCGGCGGAAGCCCGTGGCGCCGCCCGCGCCCTCGCCCGGAGGGCTCACCCGTGGCATCGGCACGTTCCAGCTCGCGATGCTCGGCGTCGGTGCCACCGTCGGCACCGGCGTCTTCTTCGTGATGCACGAGGCCGTGCCGCTCGCCGGCCCCGCCGTGATCGTGGCGTTCCTCGTGGCGGCGATCGCCGCCGGGCTGTCGGCCGTCTGCTACGCCGAGATGGCCTCCGCGGTGCCGGTGTCGGGCTCGACCTACTCCTACGCCTATGTGACGCTCGGCGAGATCGTGGCCATGGGCGTCGCCGCGTGCCTCATGCTCGAGTACGGCGTCTCGACCGCTGCGGTCGCATCGGGGTGGAGCGGCTACCTCGACCGCCTCGTCGGCGACCTCTTCGGGTGGGACATCCCCGCCGCGCTGTCGGCCGGCCCCCTCGAGGGCGGCATAGTGAACCTGCCGGCGGTGATCCTCGTCGGGCTGTGCGCGCTCCTCCTCATTCGCGGGACACGCGAGTCGGCAGCCGTGAACACCGTCATGGTGATCATCAAGCTCGGCGTGCTGCTCATGTTCGCCGCGATCGCCGTCACCGCATTCCAGACCGACAACTTCGCCGACTTCGCTCCGCACGGCGCTGCGGGGGTCACGGCGGCCGCGGGGACGATCTTCTTCACGTTCATCGGCCTCGACGCCGTCTCGACCGCGGGCGACGAGGTGCGCGACCCGCAGCGCTCGCTGCCCCGGGCGATCCTGATCGCGCTGGCGACGGTCGTCGCCGTCTACCTCTTCGTCGCGATCGCGGCGGTCGGCGCGCAGCCGTGGACGGACTTCGAAGACGCCGGCCAGCAGAGCGCCGGCCTCGCCGTCATCCTCGGCGACGTGCTGGGCGCCGCATGGCCCGCGACGGTGCTCGCTGCGGGCGCGGTGATCTCGATCTTCTCGGTCACTCTTGTGACGCTCTTCGGCCAGACCCGGATCCTGTACTCGATCGGCCGGGACGGGCTGATCCCGCAGGCGTTCGCCCGCGTCGACCCGCGCACCCACACGCCGGTGTTCTCGACGGTCGTCGTCGCGATCGCCGTGGCGCTTCTGGCCGGCTTCATCCCGCTCTCGAGCCTCTGGGACCTGGTCTCGATGGGAACACTGGTCGCGTTCATCGTCGTCTCGATCGGCGTCATGGTGCTGCGACGCACACGCCCCGATCTGCCGCGCGCGTTCCGGGTGCCGGGCTATCCGGTGACTCCGGTGCTGTCGATCCTCGCCTGCCTGTACCTGATCACCGGCCTCGGCTGGTCGACCTGCGCCTGGTTCGCGGTGTGGGTGGCGGTCGTGCTGGCCTTCTATCTGCTGTGGGGCCGGCGGCACAGCCTGCTCGCACGAACGGAGCGCGAGACGGATGCCGCCACCGCCGGTAATCCGGCATCCGCCGGCGTCGACCCGGGCACAGGCGGCTCCGCCACCTAG
- a CDS encoding SDR family oxidoreductase: MARILIFGGHGKVALLLEPMLVAQGHTVTAVIRDSSQEAEVAATGAQPVVADVEILDLDQLTNLVAGNDVVVWSAGAGGGSPARTYAVDRDAAVRSMDAAAAAGVLRYVMVSWIGSRADHGVARESSFFAYADAKWAADAHLAQSGLDWTILAPGTLTLDPPTGRIALDPEGAGEVPRADVAAAIAATIADDRTIGRTIRFGAGDEPIGHAIAG, translated from the coding sequence ATGGCACGCATCCTGATCTTCGGCGGACACGGCAAGGTCGCACTGCTGCTCGAGCCGATGCTCGTGGCGCAGGGGCACACCGTGACAGCCGTCATCCGTGACTCCTCGCAGGAGGCCGAAGTGGCCGCGACCGGCGCGCAGCCGGTGGTCGCCGACGTCGAGATCCTCGACCTCGACCAGCTGACCAACCTCGTCGCCGGCAACGACGTCGTCGTGTGGTCGGCGGGCGCGGGCGGAGGCAGCCCCGCGCGCACCTACGCGGTGGACCGCGACGCCGCGGTGCGCTCGATGGACGCCGCGGCGGCGGCCGGCGTGCTCCGCTACGTCATGGTGTCGTGGATCGGGTCTCGCGCCGACCACGGCGTCGCCCGGGAGTCCTCGTTCTTCGCCTACGCCGACGCCAAGTGGGCGGCGGACGCCCACCTCGCCCAGAGCGGACTGGACTGGACGATCCTCGCGCCGGGCACGCTCACGCTCGATCCGCCCACGGGGCGCATCGCGCTCGACCCGGAGGGCGCAGGCGAGGTGCCTCGTGCAGACGTCGCCGCTGCGATCGCCGCGACGATCGCCGACGACCGCACCATCGGACGCACCATCCGGTTCGGCGCCGGCGACGAGCCCATCGGGCACGCGATCGCCGGCTGA
- a CDS encoding DUF503 domain-containing protein, protein MWIGWIEFDPLLGDIRSLKEKRSVLRPLIAELSRRTEAAAAEVGEHDLHRRAGIGVSVVAAESSHVRDVLDRAERLVADRPELTLLSVRRGLHSSED, encoded by the coding sequence ATGTGGATCGGGTGGATCGAGTTCGACCCGCTCCTCGGCGACATCCGCTCGCTGAAGGAGAAGCGCAGCGTGCTGCGACCCCTCATCGCCGAGCTCAGCCGCCGTACCGAGGCGGCCGCCGCCGAGGTCGGCGAGCACGACCTTCACCGGAGGGCGGGCATCGGCGTGTCGGTCGTCGCGGCGGAGTCGTCGCACGTGCGGGACGTGCTCGATCGCGCCGAACGGCTGGTCGCCGACCGCCCCGAGCTCACGCTGCTGTCGGTGCGGCGGGGGCTGCACTCGAGCGAGGACTGA
- a CDS encoding zinc-dependent alcohol dehydrogenase family protein, with the protein MLATVIHAARDIRVENVPDPVLSTGADAIVRVVASCVCGSDLWPYRGVTPTNEPHRIGHEFVGIVEEVGGDVRVVRPGDFVIAPFYVCDGTCANCRNGVSTSCLHGGWWGSDDRFGGLADGGQGERVRVPLADGTLAVVPGPVGDDEIPGLLTLSDVMGTGHHAAVSAGVGPGDAVAVVGDGAVGLCAVIAARRLGATTIIAMSRHPQRQALAREFGATHIVEERGDAGVEAVRALTGGIGADRVLECVGTKESMDQALRSARPGGMVGYVGVPNGGPELPVRQMFNRNVGVNGGVAPVRGYIEELLPDVRSGAIRPGLVFDLELPLTEAAEAYAAMDERRATKVLLRP; encoded by the coding sequence ATGCTCGCCACCGTCATCCATGCTGCCCGCGACATCCGCGTCGAGAACGTGCCCGACCCCGTGCTGTCCACCGGCGCCGACGCCATCGTGCGCGTCGTCGCGTCCTGCGTGTGCGGCTCCGACCTCTGGCCGTACCGCGGTGTCACGCCCACGAACGAACCGCATCGGATCGGGCACGAGTTCGTCGGCATCGTCGAGGAGGTCGGCGGGGACGTCCGTGTCGTCCGGCCCGGCGATTTCGTGATCGCCCCGTTCTACGTCTGCGACGGCACCTGCGCGAACTGCCGGAACGGGGTCAGCACGTCGTGCCTGCACGGCGGCTGGTGGGGGAGTGACGACCGTTTCGGCGGACTCGCCGACGGCGGCCAGGGCGAGCGGGTGCGCGTCCCGCTCGCCGACGGCACCCTCGCCGTCGTGCCGGGGCCGGTGGGCGATGACGAGATTCCCGGCCTGCTGACGCTCAGCGACGTCATGGGCACCGGCCACCACGCCGCGGTGTCGGCGGGTGTCGGCCCGGGCGATGCCGTGGCGGTCGTGGGCGACGGCGCGGTGGGCCTCTGCGCCGTCATCGCCGCCCGGCGGCTCGGCGCCACGACGATCATCGCGATGTCGCGGCATCCGCAGCGCCAGGCGCTCGCCCGCGAGTTCGGCGCCACCCACATCGTCGAGGAGCGAGGGGATGCCGGCGTCGAGGCGGTGCGGGCGCTCACCGGCGGCATCGGCGCCGACCGCGTGCTCGAGTGCGTCGGCACGAAGGAGTCGATGGACCAGGCGCTGCGGTCCGCGCGCCCCGGCGGCATGGTCGGCTACGTCGGCGTGCCCAACGGCGGCCCCGAGCTGCCCGTGCGGCAGATGTTCAACCGCAACGTCGGCGTCAACGGCGGGGTCGCGCCCGTCCGCGGCTACATCGAGGAGCTGCTGCCCGACGTCCGGTCCGGCGCGATCCGGCCCGGCCTGGTGTTCGATCTCGAGCTGCCGCTCACGGAGGCCGCCGAGGCGTACGCCGCCATGGACGAGCGCCGCGCCACGAAGGTGCTGCTGCGGCCCTGA
- a CDS encoding PH domain-containing protein: MFDPRIEKHLITDQGERIVDEVRKHWAATVSAVLELFGGIVVLLLSFFVPAQAWWVPALLGAAVTGHAIWRYFEQHTDRFVITNMRVFRVHGILSRRIATMPLARILDISVYKPIVGRIFGYGHFVFESAAQEQGLREIRYVGDPDERGLTIQRVIQQAGLRGAAGRGDQFGGAHLAPPMPPEPAASVTTAEPRRDDNPTAPVPEVRPAANPSGWDWLADAQRREDERLAQLRGEPSSAPEPFDPDRTNTAPIQLPR, encoded by the coding sequence GTGTTCGATCCGCGGATCGAGAAGCACCTGATCACCGATCAGGGCGAACGCATCGTCGACGAGGTCCGCAAGCACTGGGCGGCCACCGTCTCGGCGGTCCTCGAGCTGTTCGGCGGAATCGTCGTGCTCCTCCTGTCGTTCTTCGTGCCGGCTCAGGCCTGGTGGGTTCCGGCGCTCCTCGGCGCCGCGGTGACGGGTCACGCGATCTGGCGGTACTTCGAACAGCACACCGACCGGTTCGTCATCACGAACATGCGCGTCTTCCGCGTGCACGGCATCCTGTCGCGGCGGATCGCCACGATGCCGCTCGCGCGCATCCTCGACATCTCGGTGTACAAGCCGATCGTCGGCAGGATCTTCGGCTACGGTCACTTCGTCTTCGAGTCCGCGGCGCAGGAGCAGGGGCTCCGCGAGATCCGCTACGTCGGCGACCCCGACGAACGCGGACTGACGATCCAGCGTGTCATCCAGCAGGCGGGCCTCCGTGGTGCCGCCGGCCGCGGCGATCAGTTCGGCGGCGCGCACCTCGCGCCGCCGATGCCGCCCGAACCCGCGGCATCCGTCACGACGGCGGAGCCGCGCCGCGACGACAACCCCACCGCCCCGGTGCCCGAGGTGCGTCCCGCCGCGAACCCATCGGGATGGGACTGGCTCGCCGACGCGCAGCGGCGCGAGGACGAGCGGCTCGCCCAGCTGCGAGGGGAGCCCTCGTCGGCGCCGGAACCGTTCGACCCCGACCGCACGAACACCGCTCCGATCCAGCTCCCGCGCTGA
- the rpsA gene encoding 30S ribosomal protein S1, whose amino-acid sequence MTTATTAPATKQVAINDIGSAEDFLAAVEKTLKFFNDGDLIEGTVVKIDRDEVLLDVGYKTEGVIPSRELSIKHDVDPNEVVKVGDEVEALVLQKEDKEGRLILSKKRAQYERAWGDVEKIKENDGVVTGSVIEVVKGGLIVDIGLRGFLPASLIELRRVRDLTPYLGQEIEAKILELDKNRNNVVLSRRALLEQTQSESRTTFLNNLHKGQVRKGTVSSIVNFGAFVDLGGVDGLVHVSELSWKHIEHASEVVEVGQEVTVEILEVDLDRERVSLSLKATQEDPWQVFARTHAIGQVAPGKVTKLVPFGAFVRVADGIEGLVHISELSGKHVELAEQVVSVGEEVFVKIIDIDLERRRISLSLKQANESVDPNGTEFDPALYGMVTEYDENGEYKYPEGFDPETNAWLEGFDEQREKWEQEYAAAHARWEAHKAAVTKALEAEAAAPAETGSSSYSSDTGSGGTLADDEALAALREKLSGR is encoded by the coding sequence ATGACTACCGCAACGACCGCCCCGGCCACCAAGCAGGTCGCGATCAACGACATCGGATCTGCCGAGGACTTCCTGGCCGCGGTCGAGAAGACCCTGAAGTTCTTCAACGACGGCGACCTCATCGAGGGCACCGTCGTGAAGATCGACCGCGACGAGGTGCTCCTCGACGTCGGTTACAAGACCGAGGGCGTCATCCCCTCGCGCGAGCTCTCCATCAAGCACGACGTCGACCCCAACGAGGTCGTCAAGGTCGGCGACGAGGTCGAAGCCCTCGTTCTCCAGAAGGAGGACAAGGAAGGCCGCCTCATCCTGTCCAAGAAGCGCGCGCAGTACGAGCGTGCCTGGGGCGACGTCGAGAAGATCAAGGAGAACGACGGTGTGGTCACCGGCTCCGTGATCGAGGTCGTCAAGGGTGGTCTGATCGTCGACATCGGCCTGCGCGGCTTCCTGCCCGCTTCGCTGATCGAGCTCCGCCGCGTCCGCGACCTCACGCCGTACCTCGGCCAGGAGATCGAGGCGAAGATCCTCGAGCTCGACAAGAACCGCAACAACGTCGTGCTGTCGCGCCGCGCCCTGCTCGAGCAGACGCAGTCCGAGTCGCGCACGACGTTCCTCAACAACCTGCACAAGGGCCAGGTCCGCAAGGGCACGGTCTCGTCGATCGTCAACTTCGGTGCGTTCGTCGACCTGGGCGGCGTGGACGGCCTCGTGCACGTCTCCGAGCTCTCGTGGAAGCACATCGAGCACGCGTCCGAGGTCGTCGAGGTGGGCCAGGAGGTCACCGTCGAGATCCTCGAGGTCGACCTGGACCGCGAGCGCGTGTCGCTCTCGCTCAAGGCGACGCAGGAGGACCCGTGGCAGGTCTTCGCCCGCACGCACGCGATCGGTCAGGTCGCGCCGGGCAAGGTCACCAAGCTCGTTCCGTTCGGTGCATTCGTGCGCGTCGCGGACGGCATCGAGGGCCTCGTGCACATCTCGGAGCTGTCGGGCAAGCACGTCGAGCTCGCCGAGCAGGTCGTGTCGGTCGGCGAAGAGGTCTTCGTCAAGATCATCGACATCGACCTCGAGCGTCGCCGCATCTCGCTCTCGCTGAAGCAGGCGAACGAGTCGGTCGACCCCAACGGCACCGAGTTCGACCCGGCCCTCTACGGCATGGTCACGGAGTACGACGAGAACGGGGAGTACAAGTACCCCGAGGGCTTCGACCCCGAGACCAACGCGTGGCTCGAAGGCTTCGACGAGCAGCGCGAGAAGTGGGAGCAGGAGTACGCCGCTGCCCACGCTCGCTGGGAGGCTCACAAGGCCGCCGTCACGAAGGCGCTCGAGGCCGAGGCTGCCGCCCCGGCCGAGACGGGCTCGTCCTCGTACTCGTCCGACACCGGCTCCGGTGGGACGCTCGCGGACGACGAGGCTCTCGCGGCTCTGCGCGAGAAGCTCTCGGGTCGCTGA
- a CDS encoding GIY-YIG nuclease family protein, whose protein sequence is MDDDGCRGPVPADSPVALCERHLAAASEWCDSQYGVTDALPSPCGVCGSRLGVRYPSGWLCAVCEWRHGDVPDAEFAPPRVDVVYYLGYADRVKIGTSSNPRQRLAALWHDDLLAFERGGRALEQRRHLQFADDRYPRTEWFRRSEALMAHIDELAAGVDDPWALHTRWLSEAIAARG, encoded by the coding sequence ATGGACGACGACGGATGCCGCGGCCCCGTGCCCGCCGACAGCCCTGTCGCCCTCTGCGAGCGGCACCTCGCCGCCGCGTCCGAGTGGTGCGACTCCCAGTACGGCGTCACGGACGCGCTGCCGTCACCCTGCGGCGTCTGCGGCTCGCGGCTGGGCGTGCGGTATCCCTCGGGGTGGCTGTGCGCGGTGTGCGAATGGCGCCACGGCGACGTTCCCGACGCCGAGTTCGCGCCGCCGCGCGTCGACGTCGTGTACTACCTGGGATACGCGGACCGCGTGAAGATCGGCACGAGCTCCAACCCGCGGCAGCGCCTCGCCGCACTCTGGCACGACGACCTGCTGGCGTTCGAGCGCGGCGGTCGTGCCCTCGAGCAGCGGCGCCACCTGCAGTTCGCCGACGACCGCTATCCGCGGACCGAGTGGTTCCGCCGCTCCGAGGCCCTCATGGCGCACATCGACGAGCTGGCCGCGGGCGTCGACGATCCGTGGGCGCTGCACACCAGGTGGCTCAGCGAGGCGATCGCGGCCCGAGGATGA
- a CDS encoding ATP-binding protein, translated as MTAAMPGDAGAPAVRSRPGVTAPEAADRTRGRTAMLNQLLLAAVVFVLGVLVAVGPFTGEPVLFFSGVVVVVVVTAATLVVPWSRLPYGWLAVVPALDILAITLMQVAAPDTVLGLLWIFPTMWLAGGFGLLGLFGVIVAIAGIVSVLTALSATAVTYRTLLLPLVLFAVAATSHLNARRSDAQRMLLAKQSQLLQSILARTRRQEQVVTEVLDAVDFGVVRISPAGRVAVTNEAHGRLQQGFEPDDDRAEVPAFRDDGSSPLPPDELPLERARRGEAFDDQVVWFGVEPGPRRALTITARRLTDPDGADAGAVVVSRDVTAELTALRARDDLVASVSHELRTPLTAILGYLDLAMEDPDTPAAVRANLDVAERNAERLLRIVADILAASSSSASSVEASLAPQTIDARELVAAAAADALPRAAGRAITIDVTGLEPATAWADPLRLRQVVDNLVSNAIAYNKDGGTVFVGTTTDGTSSWILVRDTGVGISDADRSRLFQRYYKAGADRRTGTGLGLAITRDIVRAHGGELALHSAPGVGSTFIVKLPAIAPEGDAP; from the coding sequence ATGACCGCCGCGATGCCGGGCGACGCGGGCGCGCCCGCGGTGCGCTCCCGCCCCGGTGTGACCGCACCCGAGGCGGCTGACCGCACCCGGGGCCGCACCGCGATGCTCAACCAGCTGCTCCTCGCGGCCGTGGTGTTCGTGCTGGGCGTCCTGGTCGCCGTCGGACCGTTCACCGGAGAGCCGGTGCTGTTCTTCAGCGGCGTAGTCGTGGTGGTCGTCGTCACCGCGGCGACACTGGTGGTGCCGTGGAGTCGCCTGCCGTACGGGTGGCTCGCGGTCGTGCCCGCGCTCGACATCCTGGCCATCACACTCATGCAGGTCGCGGCGCCCGACACCGTGCTCGGCCTGTTGTGGATCTTCCCCACGATGTGGCTCGCCGGCGGGTTCGGATTGCTGGGGCTGTTCGGCGTGATCGTGGCGATCGCGGGCATCGTCAGCGTGCTGACCGCCCTCAGCGCCACCGCGGTGACGTACCGCACGCTGCTGCTGCCCCTCGTGCTCTTCGCCGTCGCCGCCACGAGCCACCTCAATGCCCGTCGCTCCGATGCCCAGCGCATGCTCCTGGCGAAGCAGTCGCAGCTCCTGCAGAGCATCCTCGCGCGCACCCGACGTCAGGAGCAGGTCGTGACCGAGGTACTCGACGCGGTCGATTTCGGTGTCGTCCGCATCAGCCCCGCCGGACGCGTCGCCGTCACCAACGAGGCGCACGGCAGGCTTCAGCAGGGCTTCGAGCCGGACGACGACCGCGCCGAGGTTCCGGCGTTCCGCGACGACGGCAGCTCACCGCTGCCGCCCGACGAGCTTCCGCTCGAGCGTGCGCGCCGCGGCGAGGCGTTCGACGACCAGGTGGTGTGGTTCGGGGTGGAGCCGGGTCCGCGCCGTGCGCTCACCATCACCGCGCGGCGGCTCACCGATCCCGACGGCGCCGACGCCGGCGCGGTGGTCGTCTCGAGGGACGTGACGGCAGAGCTCACCGCGCTCCGCGCGCGCGACGACCTGGTCGCGTCCGTGTCGCACGAGCTGCGCACACCGCTCACCGCGATCCTCGGCTACCTCGACCTCGCGATGGAAGACCCCGACACCCCCGCTGCGGTGCGCGCCAACCTCGACGTCGCCGAGCGCAACGCCGAACGGCTGCTGCGCATCGTGGCCGACATCCTCGCCGCGTCGAGCTCATCAGCATCCTCGGTGGAGGCATCCCTCGCTCCGCAGACCATCGACGCGCGCGAACTCGTGGCCGCCGCTGCCGCCGATGCGCTGCCGCGCGCCGCGGGGCGCGCCATCACGATCGACGTGACCGGCCTGGAACCCGCCACCGCGTGGGCGGACCCGCTTCGGCTGCGCCAGGTCGTCGACAACCTCGTCTCGAACGCCATCGCCTACAACAAGGACGGCGGCACCGTCTTCGTCGGCACCACGACCGACGGCACCTCGAGCTGGATCCTGGTGCGCGACACCGGCGTGGGCATCTCCGACGCGGATCGCTCCCGGCTCTTCCAGCGCTACTACAAGGCGGGCGCGGATCGGCGCACCGGCACCGGTCTCGGTCTTGCCATCACCCGCGACATCGTGCGCGCGCACGGCGGCGAACTCGCCCTGCACAGTGCGCCGGGAGTGGGGTCGACCTTCATCGTGAAGCTGCCCGCGATCGCCCCGGAAGGAGACGCACCATGA
- a CDS encoding response regulator transcription factor — MTDVQDPSAHPDPEGGAVEEARVAVVIEDEEDIRSLLSTVLAQAGFEVHGAADGAAGVELVRTHKPLVTTLDVNMPGIDGFETAKRIRAISSTYIVMLSARSEEIDALQGLEAGADDYVAKPFRPRELRARIDAMLRRPRHVAPPDGDTAVAPAASEDFWLEHHGLRLNAAIHVVTVDGQDVELTRSEFDILADLLVAGRRVRAKSDLALMLRGDQYAVSDFVSDSDARAIEVHMANLRRKLGESPAQPRWIETVRGVGYRLTA; from the coding sequence ATGACCGACGTCCAGGATCCGTCGGCACACCCGGATCCGGAGGGTGGAGCGGTGGAAGAAGCGCGCGTCGCCGTCGTCATCGAAGACGAAGAGGACATCCGTTCGCTCCTGTCGACGGTTCTGGCCCAGGCTGGATTCGAAGTGCACGGCGCAGCCGACGGCGCAGCGGGCGTCGAGCTGGTCCGCACCCATAAGCCGCTGGTCACGACACTCGACGTGAACATGCCCGGCATCGACGGCTTCGAGACCGCCAAGCGCATCCGCGCCATCAGCTCGACCTACATCGTGATGCTGAGCGCCCGCAGCGAGGAGATCGACGCCCTGCAGGGGCTCGAAGCCGGCGCCGACGACTACGTCGCGAAGCCGTTCCGCCCGCGAGAGCTGCGGGCGCGCATCGACGCCATGCTGCGACGCCCGCGCCACGTCGCACCGCCCGACGGCGACACCGCGGTGGCGCCGGCGGCATCCGAGGACTTCTGGCTCGAGCACCACGGGCTGCGTCTGAACGCCGCCATCCACGTGGTGACCGTCGACGGCCAGGACGTCGAGCTGACGCGCAGCGAGTTCGACATCCTCGCCGACCTGCTGGTGGCAGGGCGGCGCGTGCGGGCGAAGTCGGACCTCGCCCTCATGCTGCGCGGCGACCAGTACGCGGTCAGCGACTTCGTGTCCGACAGCGACGCGCGCGCCATCGAGGTGCACATGGCGAACCTGCGCCGGAAGCTCGGCGAGTCGCCGGCACAGCCGCGCTGGATCGAGACGGTCCGCGGTGTCGGCTACCGACTGACCGCCTGA
- the coaE gene encoding dephospho-CoA kinase codes for MPLVALTGGIASGKSTIARRLTEHGAVVVDADQLVREVQAPGTPVLAAIAETFGERMLRPDGSLDRAALGTRVFGDPAAIAQLNAIVHPAVRAESARRFAAAFAADPDAVVVYDVPLLVEARVDDPWELVVVAHAPAEVRVERLIRLRGLSPADAEARIASQVPDEARLRIADVVIDTAGTLDDTIRQVDELWERLDEHVARRAERP; via the coding sequence ATGCCCCTCGTCGCGCTCACCGGAGGCATCGCCTCGGGGAAGTCCACCATCGCCCGCCGCCTGACGGAACACGGCGCCGTGGTCGTGGACGCGGATCAGCTGGTGCGCGAAGTCCAGGCGCCGGGCACTCCGGTGCTCGCCGCGATCGCAGAGACCTTCGGCGAGCGGATGCTGCGCCCCGACGGCTCCCTCGATCGCGCAGCCCTCGGCACCCGCGTGTTCGGAGACCCGGCGGCGATCGCCCAGCTCAACGCGATCGTGCATCCTGCGGTGCGCGCCGAATCCGCTCGCCGCTTCGCGGCGGCGTTCGCGGCCGACCCCGATGCCGTCGTCGTCTACGACGTGCCGCTGCTCGTCGAGGCGCGCGTGGACGACCCGTGGGAGCTCGTCGTGGTGGCGCACGCCCCGGCCGAGGTGCGCGTCGAACGGCTGATCCGACTGCGCGGGCTGAGCCCGGCCGATGCTGAGGCACGCATCGCGTCGCAGGTGCCGGACGAGGCGCGACTGCGGATCGCCGACGTCGTCATCGACACCGCGGGCACTCTCGACGACACGATCCGCCAGGTGGACGAGCTGTGGGAGCGCCTCGACGAGCACGTGGCGCGACGCGCGGAACGCCCGTAG